One stretch of Candidatus Bathyarchaeia archaeon DNA includes these proteins:
- a CDS encoding nitrous oxide reductase family maturation protein NosD — protein MKKRSLHVLVLVLFGLVAVGFVDIELSMAEAKVLTVPDQYSTIQSALEGASAGDRVFVKAGTYTETLLIDKPLALIGENTNTTIINANYTTATIIDVKASNVTIAGFTIENCSGYTASIPQPDGIRLQSSMNCNISNNIIRYIRYGNGISLETSLTRASGQSCNIISANSITNCGACGIYVSGGSNNIIQENIVVGNSFGVSFDNESYNNTIVGNCIANSTSAYGLQLNRCSNNTVTENTFAYNPFGVAVAPSSNNTFYHNNFTANEIQVLLFGTIDNWKALVNYWDKGGEGNYWSDYLAKCPNASEIDNTGIGNTAYHIVANGDNSVIYRDNYPLFRDFSVPEFSAWAVLILLLATTLATATIGRRSWQP, from the coding sequence ATGAAGAAAAGGTCTCTCCATGTGTTGGTTCTTGTTTTATTTGGTTTGGTAGCTGTCGGCTTTGTGGACATTGAGCTTTCCATGGCCGAAGCAAAAGTGCTAACAGTGCCCGACCAGTATTCAACCATCCAATCTGCCCTTGAAGGCGCCTCTGCCGGCGATAGGGTGTTTGTGAAAGCAGGTACCTACACTGAGACTTTACTAATTGACAAGCCGTTAGCGTTAATTGGAGAAAACACAAACACAACAATCATAAACGCAAACTACACAACAGCAACCATAATCGACGTTAAAGCAAGCAACGTCACAATAGCTGGATTCACAATTGAAAACTGCTCTGGTTACACAGCCTCGATTCCTCAGCCCGACGGTATACGCCTCCAATCAAGTATGAACTGCAACATAAGCAACAACATAATCCGCTACATTCGTTACGGGAATGGCATCTCACTTGAAACATCTTTAACCCGTGCCTCTGGGCAATCTTGTAACATTATTTCTGCAAACTCCATCACCAACTGCGGTGCATGTGGCATATACGTTTCAGGCGGAAGTAACAACATCATACAAGAAAACATTGTGGTGGGCAATAGTTTTGGGGTCTCCTTCGACAATGAAAGCTACAACAACACCATTGTCGGCAATTGCATTGCAAACAGTACCTCCGCTTATGGGTTACAACTCAACCGTTGCTCAAACAACACTGTAACCGAAAACACCTTCGCATACAACCCCTTCGGAGTTGCCGTTGCCCCTTCCTCAAACAACACCTTCTACCACAACAACTTCACCGCAAACGAAATTCAAGTTCTGCTCTTTGGAACCATCGACAACTGGAAAGCTTTAGTCAACTATTGGGACAAAGGCGGGGAAGGTAACTACTGGAGCGACTACTTGGCAAAGTGCCCCAATGCCTCAGAAATCGACAACACAGGAATAGGAAATACCGCGTACCATATAGTTGCTAATGGAGACAACAGTGTCATCTACCGCGACAACTATCCCCTTTTCAGGGATTTTTCCGTTCCCGAGTTTTCTGCATGGGCAGTTCTGATTTTACTCTTAGCTACCACCTTAGCTACAGCAACAATAGGGCGGAGGAGTTGGCAGCCATGA
- a CDS encoding DNA-directed RNA polymerase subunit N: protein MIIPVRCFTCGKLVGDKWEEFARRIRTGENAKDVLDSLGVKRYCCRRMLLSNVEIIDEILRFTEEAEKRKETRSFT, encoded by the coding sequence ATGATTATTCCCGTAAGATGCTTCACCTGCGGCAAATTGGTCGGCGACAAATGGGAAGAGTTTGCCCGGCGAATCCGAACAGGCGAAAACGCTAAAGACGTGTTGGACAGTTTAGGCGTTAAACGTTACTGTTGCAGGCGCATGTTGCTGTCAAACGTGGAAATCATCGACGAAATCTTGCGGTTCACTGAAGAAGCGGAAAAGCGTAAAGAAACCCGCAGCTTCACCTAA
- a CDS encoding 30S ribosomal protein S9, whose translation MPGKKVLVVSGKRKTATARAVVKQGAGRVRINMTPVEIYEPIVAREKIMEPLLQAGDATWKQVDIDVKTLGGGYMGQAEAARMAIANALLRWTKSTHLKTVFNEYDRTMVAGDARSKEPKKFGGPGARSKEQKSYR comes from the coding sequence ATGCCAGGTAAAAAAGTGCTAGTTGTTAGTGGAAAAAGAAAAACCGCAACTGCCCGCGCCGTTGTAAAGCAAGGAGCAGGCAGAGTACGCATTAACATGACTCCAGTCGAGATTTATGAACCCATAGTTGCACGCGAGAAAATCATGGAGCCCCTTCTGCAAGCTGGCGATGCCACTTGGAAGCAAGTGGACATTGATGTGAAGACTCTCGGCGGAGGCTACATGGGTCAAGCTGAAGCTGCACGCATGGCAATTGCCAACGCCCTGCTACGATGGACCAAGAGTACTCACCTTAAGACGGTTTTCAACGAGTACGACCGCACCATGGTTGCTGGCGATGCACGCTCTAAGGAACCCAAAAAGTTTGGTGGCCCAGGCGCAAGGTCCAAAGAACAAAAGAGCTACAGATAA
- the rplM gene encoding 50S ribosomal protein L13, which produces MQATKTSPKQVSVAYVNGEGLILGRLCSVVAKRILNGERIIIVNAEKVVISGRRKVKVAEAHKFLEVGAPERGPFHSRRPDRIVRKTVRGMVPWRQPKGKTAYKRLKVYLGLPEEFKGKTLETIAQADVSRLSGPHFTLGEFAIGIGWNQGA; this is translated from the coding sequence ATGCAAGCTACAAAAACCTCCCCCAAACAAGTTTCCGTTGCATATGTTAACGGTGAAGGACTCATTCTGGGTCGTTTATGCAGCGTTGTCGCCAAACGCATCCTCAACGGCGAACGTATAATCATAGTTAACGCCGAGAAAGTGGTGATTTCTGGCAGACGAAAAGTCAAGGTTGCTGAAGCCCACAAATTTTTGGAGGTTGGGGCTCCTGAGCGTGGTCCATTCCACTCCCGCAGACCAGACCGTATTGTCCGCAAAACTGTTCGCGGCATGGTTCCTTGGAGGCAGCCGAAAGGTAAAACTGCCTACAAACGCTTAAAAGTCTATTTGGGTTTGCCTGAAGAGTTCAAAGGCAAAACGTTAGAAACAATTGCGCAAGCTGATGTTTCAAGGTTGAGTGGTCCACATTTCACTCTGGGCGAATTCGCCATAGGAATAGGATGGAATCAAGGTGCATAG
- a CDS encoding 50S ribosomal protein L18e — MRETKSTNPELLQLIKYLKTQSREKDAGIWLDVAEYLAKPSRQRVAVNLSKINRNSEESGTVIVPGKILASGSLDHAVTVAAFDASDKAKTKLAGANARYLSITELVEANPKGSNVKIIR; from the coding sequence ATGAGAGAAACTAAATCGACGAATCCTGAACTCCTGCAGCTTATCAAGTATCTCAAAACGCAGAGTCGAGAGAAAGACGCAGGCATATGGCTTGATGTTGCTGAATATTTGGCTAAACCTAGCAGGCAGCGTGTAGCCGTGAATCTGAGCAAAATTAACCGGAACTCCGAGGAAAGTGGAACCGTAATTGTTCCCGGGAAAATCTTGGCTTCTGGTTCTCTTGACCATGCTGTCACGGTTGCCGCTTTTGATGCTTCAGATAAGGCAAAAACAAAACTTGCTGGCGCGAACGCGCGATATCTATCAATAACTGAGCTTGTGGAAGCTAACCCAAAAGGCTCTAATGTTAAAATAATTAGGTGA
- a CDS encoding DNA-directed RNA polymerase subunit D, with translation MLEKDEVNLRVIIRDANVPLMNALRRIALAEVPAMAIEEVVMIENSSILQDEMIAHRLGLVPLKTDLDNYNLPEDCECQSEFGCSQCRVTLTLNAESTEGTRPVYSGELVSENPEIVPVSDKIPIVKLGKGQKLKLEAYARLGKGKVHAKWQPVCLCAYKYYPKIEVPTEKCGDCQKCVDICPKRVLAIKGETVEVRDLLACNLCMDCVELCPKKGDGIKISWEKDTFVMNIESTGALPPERILQEATKILDKQLCEFEEQLKVEVP, from the coding sequence ATGCTTGAAAAAGACGAGGTAAACCTTCGGGTAATCATTAGAGACGCAAACGTTCCGTTAATGAATGCTCTGCGTCGAATAGCTCTAGCCGAGGTTCCCGCCATGGCCATTGAAGAGGTCGTCATGATTGAAAACTCTTCAATACTACAGGATGAGATGATTGCTCACAGGTTAGGGCTGGTTCCGTTAAAAACAGACTTAGACAATTACAATTTACCTGAAGACTGCGAATGCCAAAGCGAATTTGGCTGTTCTCAGTGTCGCGTAACTCTCACTTTGAACGCTGAGTCCACGGAGGGCACGCGACCTGTTTACTCAGGAGAGTTGGTTTCTGAGAACCCTGAAATCGTGCCTGTGTCAGACAAGATTCCGATAGTTAAATTGGGCAAGGGTCAGAAACTGAAGCTTGAAGCCTATGCTAGGCTGGGTAAAGGTAAAGTTCACGCGAAATGGCAGCCCGTATGCTTATGTGCCTACAAGTATTACCCAAAAATTGAGGTTCCCACCGAAAAATGTGGCGACTGCCAAAAATGTGTTGACATCTGCCCCAAACGGGTGCTTGCCATAAAAGGGGAAACAGTCGAAGTTCGTGACCTTTTAGCCTGCAATTTGTGCATGGATTGTGTAGAGCTTTGCCCCAAGAAAGGTGACGGCATAAAAATCAGCTGGGAAAAGGACACTTTTGTTATGAATATCGAGTCAACGGGTGCGCTTCCGCCCGAACGTATCTTGCAGGAAGCAACAAAAATATTGGATAAACAACTTTGTGAATTCGAAGAACAGCTAAAGGTTGAAGTGCCATGA
- a CDS encoding 30S ribosomal protein S11, translating into MSTSTKRTEKWGVVHIFSSYNNTVIHITDISGAETIARTSGGMYVKADRMESSPYAAMRAATGAAEMARDKGITAVHIKVRAPGGSGPRTPGPGAQAAIRAFARFGFRIERIEEVTPVPHDGTRRPGGRRGRRV; encoded by the coding sequence TTGAGCACCAGCACTAAACGAACAGAAAAATGGGGCGTAGTCCACATCTTCAGCTCCTACAACAACACCGTAATTCACATCACCGACATATCAGGCGCAGAAACCATCGCCCGAACCAGCGGCGGCATGTACGTCAAAGCAGACCGCATGGAATCCTCCCCCTACGCTGCCATGCGTGCAGCTACAGGCGCAGCCGAAATGGCACGAGACAAAGGAATAACTGCCGTACACATCAAAGTTCGCGCTCCCGGCGGCAGTGGACCCAGAACCCCTGGACCCGGAGCCCAAGCAGCAATCCGAGCTTTTGCACGGTTTGGTTTCCGCATTGAACGCATCGAAGAAGTTACACCTGTACCGCATGATGGCACTCGCAGGCCAGGCGGCAGAAGAGGCAGACGTGTTTAG
- a CDS encoding 30S ribosomal protein S4 produces the protein MGDPKRQRKKFNTPRFPWRKDILQEELKLLGTFGLRNKHELWRHETQLSKFRGIARTLIGKPAEERMKMENELLTKLKKLGVLQDTAVLDDVLDLTLEDILERRLQTLVFRKNLTKTVHQARQLVTHGHIALDNRRVTIPGYLVSREEEKTLNYTAESQLTNPDHPTRQAMLVVSKPRVINQSRDRRRGGRF, from the coding sequence ATGGGTGACCCAAAAAGGCAAAGAAAGAAATTTAACACTCCCCGTTTCCCTTGGCGCAAAGACATCCTGCAGGAAGAACTTAAACTTCTAGGCACTTTTGGCTTGAGAAACAAGCATGAACTTTGGCGTCATGAAACTCAACTAAGCAAGTTCCGAGGTATCGCTCGTACACTCATCGGAAAACCCGCTGAGGAACGCATGAAAATGGAGAATGAGCTTCTCACTAAACTCAAGAAACTTGGGGTTCTTCAAGACACCGCCGTCTTGGACGACGTTTTGGACTTAACCTTGGAAGATATTCTTGAGCGTAGATTGCAAACGTTGGTTTTCCGGAAGAACCTGACAAAAACTGTTCATCAAGCTCGGCAACTCGTAACCCATGGGCACATAGCTTTGGATAACCGCCGAGTTACTATTCCAGGTTACCTGGTGTCTCGTGAGGAAGAAAAAACCCTTAACTACACCGCCGAGAGTCAACTAACAAACCCTGACCACCCAACTCGACAGGCAATGCTGGTTGTTTCTAAACCACGTGTGATTAACCAATCCAGAGACAGACGAAGAGGCGGCAGATTTTGA
- a CDS encoding 30S ribosomal protein S13, translating into MSSQEFRHIVRILGADSAGTLKVPYSVSSIKGVSLSLATAILKKAGINPNLRAGFLTDADIAKIEDIVKDPAAYNLPGWLFNRRKDSETGKDLHLISANLLWRTKTDIDDAKAIRCWRGYRHAYSLKVRGQRTKTTGRAGKSLGVKKKAPAGKTGGK; encoded by the coding sequence ATGTCATCTCAGGAATTTCGTCACATCGTTCGCATTTTGGGCGCTGATTCAGCAGGCACCCTAAAGGTTCCTTACTCTGTTTCCAGCATCAAAGGCGTAAGCCTCAGCCTTGCCACCGCCATCCTCAAAAAGGCGGGCATAAACCCAAACCTGCGAGCTGGTTTCCTCACAGACGCAGATATTGCAAAAATTGAGGATATAGTCAAAGACCCCGCAGCCTACAATTTACCCGGTTGGCTCTTTAACCGCCGAAAAGACTCTGAAACAGGAAAAGACCTGCACCTTATAAGCGCCAACCTGCTCTGGAGAACAAAAACCGACATCGACGACGCCAAAGCCATCCGGTGTTGGCGTGGGTACCGGCACGCTTACAGCTTGAAAGTCCGTGGGCAACGAACCAAAACCACTGGGCGCGCAGGCAAATCCTTGGGTGTCAAGAAGAAGGCTCCCGCAGGTAAGACAGGAGGCAAATAA
- a CDS encoding SemiSWEET transporter produces MDTLTLVGLAAATFTTVSLFPQVLKSWRTRWKPTKDGTVAMFSLLFCVGVFMWLVYGVSLGDLPMMAANSLSLLQAIIILAMQVRRLKLKK; encoded by the coding sequence ATGGACACACTCACACTGGTCGGATTGGCGGCGGCAACATTCACGACAGTTTCCCTTTTTCCGCAGGTGCTCAAGTCATGGCGAACCCGCTGGAAACCCACCAAAGACGGCACAGTGGCGATGTTTTCTCTGCTGTTCTGCGTGGGGGTTTTCATGTGGCTGGTTTACGGAGTTTCGCTGGGGGACTTACCTATGATGGCTGCAAATTCGCTAAGTCTGCTGCAGGCAATCATAATTTTGGCCATGCAAGTTCGTAGGCTTAAGCTGAAAAAATGA
- a CDS encoding prenyltransferase/squalene oxidase repeat-containing protein: protein MPQKWLSQLKFDPTSALQSSSNEAVAYFTRRDLLEENVEPIERIWQLPEVQRAFRNQQPDGGWKHSGKETVTYPKYHYPLVQTWKNYHVLVEQFEVTKEHEGTRRASEFLFSCQTAQGDLRGMLANQYVTYYTGAILAALMKAGYADDPRVEKGLEWLLSMRQNDGAWTIPALTHKLDKETWLNLTSHYAKPLEPDRTKPFSHNWTDMVLRAFAAHPKHRHTKEALKAADLLKTRFFQPDVYTWYESPKYWVTFYFWWPNLVTALDSLSLMGYSKEDPDIRKALDWVVENQAADGLWKLSYADKKDAAETKKVTIDRRLWLTLKIARILKRFYQQPKEAA from the coding sequence ATGCCGCAGAAATGGCTATCGCAACTCAAGTTTGACCCAACCTCAGCTTTGCAGTCGTCAAGCAATGAAGCTGTAGCCTATTTTACCCGACGCGACCTGCTGGAAGAAAACGTAGAACCAATAGAGCGTATCTGGCAGTTACCTGAGGTTCAGAGGGCATTTCGTAACCAGCAGCCTGATGGCGGGTGGAAGCACAGCGGAAAAGAAACCGTCACTTACCCCAAGTACCATTATCCGCTAGTGCAAACATGGAAAAACTATCATGTGTTGGTTGAGCAGTTCGAAGTCACCAAGGAGCATGAAGGCACGCGTAGAGCGTCTGAATTTTTGTTTTCCTGTCAAACTGCTCAAGGCGACCTCAGGGGCATGCTGGCAAACCAGTACGTCACCTACTACACGGGGGCAATCTTGGCGGCTCTTATGAAAGCGGGGTACGCCGATGACCCGCGGGTTGAAAAGGGGCTTGAGTGGCTACTTTCGATGCGGCAAAACGACGGCGCTTGGACCATACCAGCCTTAACCCACAAGTTAGACAAAGAAACATGGCTTAACTTAACAAGCCACTACGCTAAACCGCTTGAACCCGACAGGACAAAGCCGTTCTCGCACAACTGGACAGACATGGTTCTCCGAGCGTTTGCGGCGCACCCAAAACACCGACACACAAAGGAAGCCTTGAAAGCCGCCGACTTGCTCAAGACAAGGTTCTTCCAGCCAGACGTTTACACTTGGTACGAGAGCCCGAAATATTGGGTGACCTTCTACTTTTGGTGGCCAAATCTTGTGACGGCGCTGGATTCGCTTTCGTTGATGGGTTACTCAAAAGAAGACCCCGACATCCGCAAAGCCTTAGACTGGGTTGTGGAAAATCAAGCTGCCGACGGCTTGTGGAAACTGTCTTACGCAGACAAAAAAGACGCGGCTGAAACAAAAAAAGTAACCATAGACCGACGCCTTTGGTTAACGTTAAAGATTGCGCGGATACTCAAAAGGTTTTATCAGCAGCCAAAAGAAGCCGCGTAA
- a CDS encoding glutamate synthase-related protein, producing the protein MKSYLPPEFIVERDEEKCIRCKVCVNQCTYETHSYDEEDDVIRSKDENCVNCQRCVTFCPTHAITIKKNPSVYRENANMTGDVIKDIKKQAETGGVLLTGMGNPKPNFTYWDKLLVNASQVTNPSIDPLREPMEIRTYLGSKPDALEMEYKDGDIDLKTKLAPQLTLETPIMFSAMSYGAISLNTHQSLARAATRAGTYFNTGEGGLDPSLYKYGAHTIVQVASGRFGVHSKYLNAGAAVEIKIGQGAKPGIGGHLPGEKVTELVARTRMIPTGTDALSPAPQHDIYSIEDLRQLIYALKEATNYEKPVSVKIAAVHNVAAIASGIVRAGADIVAIDGVRGSTGAAPTVIRDNVGIPIELAIASVDQRLRDEGIRNHASVVAAGGFRNSGDILKAIALGADAVYIGTAALIAIGCTVCQKCYTGKCPWGIATPDPWIGKRVNPDIASERLVNLLRGWSMEIKDMMGGMGVNAIESLRGNRLHLRGVNLTDTELKILGVKMAGE; encoded by the coding sequence ATGAAAAGCTATCTCCCCCCAGAATTCATCGTGGAACGTGACGAAGAAAAATGTATCCGATGTAAAGTTTGCGTGAACCAATGCACTTACGAGACGCACAGCTACGACGAAGAAGACGACGTTATCCGCAGTAAAGACGAGAACTGTGTGAACTGCCAGCGGTGTGTCACTTTCTGTCCAACACATGCCATTACCATTAAGAAGAATCCGAGTGTTTACCGTGAAAACGCCAACATGACTGGCGATGTCATCAAAGACATCAAGAAGCAGGCGGAAACAGGTGGGGTTTTGCTGACGGGTATGGGTAACCCTAAACCAAATTTCACGTACTGGGACAAGCTGCTGGTGAATGCTAGCCAAGTTACGAATCCTTCCATTGACCCGTTGCGGGAACCCATGGAAATCCGCACCTACTTGGGCTCAAAGCCTGACGCGTTGGAGATGGAGTACAAAGACGGCGACATAGACTTGAAGACCAAGTTGGCGCCCCAGTTGACGCTGGAGACTCCAATTATGTTTTCTGCCATGAGCTATGGCGCCATAAGCCTTAACACTCACCAGTCTTTGGCGCGTGCAGCCACCCGAGCAGGCACCTACTTCAACACCGGCGAAGGCGGCTTAGACCCCTCCCTCTACAAGTATGGCGCACACACCATCGTGCAGGTGGCGTCAGGCAGATTCGGCGTCCACAGCAAATACCTCAACGCAGGCGCTGCCGTAGAAATTAAAATCGGGCAAGGCGCAAAACCCGGCATCGGTGGGCACCTGCCCGGCGAAAAAGTCACCGAACTGGTGGCGCGAACCCGCATGATTCCCACAGGCACCGACGCGCTCTCCCCTGCACCCCAGCACGACATCTACAGCATCGAAGATCTGCGCCAACTCATCTACGCACTCAAAGAAGCAACTAACTATGAGAAGCCCGTTTCCGTAAAAATTGCGGCTGTGCACAACGTGGCAGCCATCGCCAGCGGCATTGTCCGCGCTGGAGCCGACATCGTGGCAATTGACGGCGTGCGGGGTTCCACAGGAGCAGCTCCAACGGTTATCCGCGATAACGTGGGCATACCCATCGAACTTGCCATCGCCAGTGTAGACCAGCGTCTGCGCGACGAGGGCATCCGTAACCATGCCTCTGTGGTTGCTGCGGGTGGATTCCGCAACAGCGGGGATATCCTAAAAGCCATCGCTTTAGGCGCTGACGCCGTGTATATCGGAACTGCCGCGCTCATCGCCATTGGCTGTACGGTTTGCCAGAAATGCTACACGGGTAAGTGTCCGTGGGGCATCGCTACGCCTGACCCCTGGATTGGCAAACGCGTAAACCCCGACATTGCGTCGGAGCGTCTGGTGAATCTGCTGCGTGGCTGGAGCATGGAAATCAAGGACATGATGGGCGGCATGGGCGTAAACGCTATTGAAAGCTTACGCGGCAACCGTCTGCATCTGCGCGGCGTGAACCTGACGGATACGGAACTGAAAATCTTAGGAGTTAAAATGGCTGGTGAATAA
- a CDS encoding glutamine amidotransferase family protein has product MNQQDLKLINPFGDDKDFSGCSIFGMMNLEGTRFGSKDPVRAISNMHDRGNGLGGGFAVYGIYPDFKEHYAFHIMYLSRDAKEKTDRILASCFNIIYDEEMQTRPANVINPPLMWRYFVEPKRNRPGNLSEDECVLQAVMRINTETGQAFVFSSGKDMGVFKGVGFPEDIAEYFCLDDYQGYLWSVHGRFPTNTPGWWGGAHPFNILDWTVVHNGEISSYGINRRFLEMYGYKCTLQTDTEVVAYAVDLLMRKQHLPIEIVSQILAAPFWSEIDHMEPKKKQVLQTLRATYGSLLMNGPFSVIIAHHGEMIGLTDRIKLRPMVAATNGDMLYLSSEEASIRLVSPTLDRLWTARGGEPLIGRVGDKQLIEKQSKLEVAH; this is encoded by the coding sequence ATGAATCAACAAGACCTAAAACTCATAAACCCCTTCGGCGACGACAAAGACTTTTCAGGCTGCAGCATTTTTGGTATGATGAACCTGGAAGGCACCCGCTTCGGAAGCAAAGACCCCGTCCGCGCCATCAGCAATATGCATGATCGCGGCAACGGCTTAGGCGGCGGCTTTGCAGTCTACGGCATCTATCCCGACTTCAAAGAACACTACGCTTTCCACATTATGTACCTAAGCCGCGACGCCAAAGAGAAAACCGACCGCATCCTTGCCTCTTGCTTTAACATAATTTACGATGAGGAAATGCAGACTCGACCAGCAAACGTTATCAACCCTCCGCTTATGTGGCGCTACTTTGTGGAGCCCAAAAGAAACCGCCCCGGCAACCTCAGCGAGGACGAATGCGTTCTGCAAGCAGTTATGCGCATAAACACCGAAACTGGTCAAGCGTTTGTGTTTAGCAGCGGCAAAGATATGGGCGTCTTTAAGGGCGTGGGTTTCCCTGAAGACATCGCTGAGTACTTCTGCTTAGATGACTACCAAGGTTACCTCTGGAGCGTCCACGGAAGATTCCCAACCAACACTCCAGGCTGGTGGGGCGGCGCACACCCCTTCAACATCCTTGACTGGACCGTCGTCCACAACGGGGAAATCTCCAGCTACGGCATCAACCGTCGCTTCCTAGAAATGTACGGCTACAAATGCACCCTGCAAACCGACACTGAAGTGGTCGCCTACGCCGTGGATCTGCTCATGCGCAAACAACACTTGCCCATCGAGATTGTTTCACAGATTTTGGCTGCACCGTTCTGGTCAGAAATCGACCACATGGAGCCCAAAAAGAAACAAGTTCTCCAAACCCTGCGCGCAACGTACGGCAGTCTGCTGATGAATGGACCTTTCAGCGTTATCATAGCGCACCATGGAGAAATGATTGGGTTAACCGACCGCATCAAACTACGACCCATGGTTGCCGCAACCAACGGCGACATGCTTTACCTGTCCAGCGAAGAAGCCTCCATCCGGCTGGTCTCGCCAACACTTGACCGGTTGTGGACTGCACGCGGTGGGGAACCCCTGATTGGCAGAGTCGGCGACAAGCAACTTATCGAAAAGCAATCTAAACTGGAGGTTGCCCACTAA
- a CDS encoding NAD(P)/FAD-dependent oxidoreductase, with protein sequence MSKYVIVGACAAGIGAVEAIREIDADGEITVVSEEQCSHYSRPMISDFVSGKANLEKMKTRDDQFWQKNNVTLVCKKAVGLNLSEHAVTLEDGTNVSYEKLLLATGGKPFVPKMEGQEKEGVYTFTNISDAEQLAQKINAGANRAVVIGAGLIGISVTDALTKRGVKVTMVELQDKILSLLLDATASEIVEAAVRKAGVNIITGQSVQKILGKPDNENQVGSVVLTKGGQVPCDMVIVAIGVIPRTELVAGTEVKTNRGIVVDGSMQTSVPNVYASGDVAEAYDFILNQNRQLPLWPLAVLEGRVAGYNMAGKKADYAGGTNMSSLKYFGIPIVSIGLANPKPDAALEILVNQDAENTVYKKLVLKDNVLVGMTFLGAIERAGILFYLMKNKINVQAFKDALLKDDFGLAALPESVRTQMNLE encoded by the coding sequence ATGTCTAAGTACGTGATTGTTGGTGCCTGCGCTGCAGGCATCGGAGCAGTTGAAGCAATACGCGAAATCGACGCAGACGGCGAAATCACCGTTGTCTCCGAAGAGCAATGCAGCCACTACAGCCGCCCCATGATAAGCGACTTCGTTTCCGGCAAAGCCAACCTTGAAAAAATGAAAACCCGCGACGACCAATTCTGGCAAAAAAACAACGTAACCCTTGTCTGCAAAAAAGCCGTCGGACTAAACCTCTCTGAACACGCCGTAACCCTTGAAGATGGCACCAACGTTTCCTACGAGAAGCTGCTGCTAGCAACTGGAGGTAAACCGTTTGTGCCCAAAATGGAAGGTCAAGAAAAAGAGGGCGTTTACACCTTCACCAACATATCGGACGCTGAACAGCTTGCCCAAAAAATCAACGCTGGCGCTAACCGCGCTGTGGTTATTGGGGCTGGGCTCATCGGCATAAGCGTCACAGATGCCCTTACCAAACGCGGCGTCAAAGTCACCATGGTTGAACTACAGGATAAAATCCTTAGCCTCCTGCTGGACGCCACCGCCTCAGAAATCGTGGAGGCAGCGGTCCGCAAAGCTGGTGTCAACATAATCACGGGGCAGTCTGTCCAGAAAATCTTGGGCAAACCCGATAACGAAAACCAAGTCGGCAGTGTAGTCCTTACCAAAGGCGGCCAAGTGCCCTGCGACATGGTTATCGTAGCTATCGGCGTTATCCCTCGCACCGAACTCGTGGCAGGCACCGAAGTGAAGACCAATCGCGGGATAGTCGTGGATGGGTCCATGCAAACCAGTGTGCCCAACGTTTACGCCAGCGGGGACGTTGCCGAAGCCTACGACTTCATCCTGAACCAGAATCGCCAGTTGCCGCTTTGGCCTCTTGCCGTGCTTGAGGGCAGGGTTGCAGGCTACAACATGGCAGGCAAAAAAGCCGACTACGCAGGCGGCACCAACATGAGCAGCCTCAAATATTTTGGTATTCCCATCGTCTCCATCGGCTTGGCTAATCCTAAACCCGACGCCGCGCTGGAAATCTTGGTGAATCAGGATGCAGAGAACACTGTCTACAAGAAGCTGGTTCTCAAAGACAACGTGCTTGTAGGCATGACGTTTCTGGGTGCCATCGAACGTGCAGGTATCCTGTTTTACCTCATGAAAAACAAAATTAACGTACAAGCCTTCAAAGACGCACTGCTTAAGGATGACTTTGGCTTAGCTGCCCTTCCAGAAAGTGTGCGCACACAAATGAACTTGGAGTAA